The following coding sequences lie in one Onychomys torridus chromosome X, mOncTor1.1, whole genome shotgun sequence genomic window:
- the Itm2a gene encoding integral membrane protein 2A, translating into MVKIAFNTPTAVQKEEARQDVEALVSRTVRAQILTGKELRVATQEKDGSSGRCMLTLLGLSFILAGLIVGGACIYKYFMPKSTIYHGEMCFFDSEDPVNSLHGGEPYFLPVTEEADIREDDNIAIIDVPVPSFSDSDPAAIIHDFEKGMTAYLDLLLGNCYLMPLNTSIVMTPKNLVELFGKLASGKYLPHTYVVREDLVAVEEIRDVSNLGIFIYQLCNNRKSFRLRRRDLLLGFNKRAIDKCWKIRHFPNEFIVETKICQE; encoded by the exons ATGGTGAAGATCGCCTTCAACACCCCAACGGCGGTGCAAAAGGAAGAGGCGCGGCAAGATGTGGAGGCACTGGTGAGCCGCACCGTCCGAGCTCAGATCCTGACTGGCAAG GAGCTCAGAGTTGCTACGCAGGAGAAAGATGGCTCTTCTGGGAGATGCATGCTCACTCTCCTAGGCCTCTCATTCATCTTGGCAGGACTGATTGTTGGTGGAGCCTGCATTTACAAGTACTTCATGCCCAAG AGCACCATTTACCACGGTGAGATGTGCTTCTTTGATTCTGAAGATCCCGTCAATTCCCTTCATGGAGGAGagccatacttcctgcctgtgacTGAGGAGGCTGATATTCGTGAGGATGACAACATTGCCATCATCGATGTGCCCGTTCCCAGTTTCTCAGATAGTGACCCTGCAGCCATTATTCATGACTTTGAGAAG GGAATGACTGCTTACCTGGACCTGCTTTTGGGAAACTGCTATCTGATGCCCCTCAATACTTCCATTGTTATGACTCCAAAGAATCTGGTGGAGCTTTTTGGCAAACTGGCA aGTGGGAAATATTTGCCTCACACTTATGTGGTTCGTGAAGACCTGGTTGCTGTGGAAGAAATTCGTGATGTTAGCAATCTTGGTATTTTTATTTACCAACTTTGCAACAACCGAAAATCCTTCCGCCTTAGACGCAGAGACCTCTTGCTGG GTTTCAACAAGCGCGCCATTGacaaatgctggaagattagacaCTTCCCCAATGAATtcattgttgagaccaagatctgCCAAGAGTGA